The following are from one region of the Salvia hispanica cultivar TCC Black 2014 chromosome 1, UniMelb_Shisp_WGS_1.0, whole genome shotgun sequence genome:
- the LOC125205247 gene encoding uncharacterized protein At4g00950-like has translation MLYQVEPTYKLPAALSPEHPSGAATPPLHALASVPFKWEEQPGKPRPCTDIILRPEPAARRCLELPPCRITKMPSPTTVLDGPDNLGRPKFSSFRLFREKQISFDSSSGGSSPQSYVTVGKKSSGRRLKMSSLFGRSLRVRSGGKEADEGSLGFSPSSFAGFESHVEGKKIASFSRSSPTPLLATMYEGLKQAIPWKRTRKSKKEGSL, from the exons ATGCTGTACCAAGTGGAGCCCACATACAAACTCCCCGCCGCGCTCTCGCCGGAGCATCCCTCGGGTGCAGCCACGCCGCCGCTCCACGCCCTCGCCTCGGTGCCCTTCAAATGGGAGGAGCAGCCGGGTAAGCCCAGGCCCTGCACCGACATCATCCTCCGACCCGAACCCGCCGCCAGAAGATGCCTAGAGCTTCCGCCCTGCAGAATTACCAAAATGCCCTCCCCCACCACCGTCCTTGATGGGCCTGATAATCTGGGCCGCCCCAAATTCTCTTCGTTCAGGCTGTTTAGGGAGAAGCAGATTTCCTTCGacagcagcagcggcggcagCAGCCCTCAGAGCTACGTGACGGTCGGGAAGAAGAGCAGTGGAAGAAGGCTGAAAATGAGCAGCTTGTTTGGTAGGAGTTTGAGAGTGAGAAGTGGTGGAAAGGAAGCTGATGAGGGTAGTTTGGGGTTTTCACCATCTTCGTTTGCTGGTTTTGAAAGTCATGTGGAGGGGAAGAAGATTGCAAGTTTCTCTCGGTCTTCGCCTACTCCTCTCttg GCTACTATGTATGAGGGTTTGAAGCAAGCTATACCGTGGAAACGCACTAGAAAATCAAAGAAAGAAGGCTCTCTTTAG
- the LOC125205258 gene encoding uncharacterized protein LOC125205258, translating into MPVMEKLRMFVAQEPVVAASCLIAGIGLFLPAVVRPILDSLETSKPVPPPQLSDVVAGITGRRQG; encoded by the exons ATGCCGGTCATGGAAAAGCTCAGAATGTTTGTGGCTCAAGAGCCTGTTGTTGCCGCTTCCTGCCTCATCGCCGGAATCG GACTCTTCCTTCCAGCTGTGGTAAGGCCTATTCTAGACTCTCTTGAAACGTCCAAGCCGGTACCTCCTCCGCAATTAAGCGAT GTTGTTGCTGGTATCACCGGAAGGAGACAGGGCTAA